One Echeneis naucrates chromosome 16, fEcheNa1.1, whole genome shotgun sequence genomic window, AGAGAAGCGGCAGCAGGAAGCCAAAAAgaaggctgaggaggaggaacagcGAGCTCGCAAACTGGCTGAAGCTCGTAAAGCActggagctgaggagggagCAAGAACTAGAGAGAGAAcgacaagctgctgctgagaggtgATTTATTGGAACCAAAGGAACTGCTTAGTAAATTTAGTAAACTGAAGACTGAAAGTTGCACTGGTGAACACAAGACTCCATccttttagtttattttttcctgatttCATGAGTTGTTGTATTTCCAGGGAGCGggtagaaaaggaaaaagctctcACTCTGCAGCGTGAACTGGAGAGAGCAGCAAGggacaaagagaagagggaactggaagagaaaagaaaactggtAAGGAATTTAAACTTAgcacaaacatgtctttggCACATTTATTGACTGCTGTTGAATTGGTGCAGAACTAAACTAGTTTTATGAAGCACAAAGAGTCAGGTGATGCATAACAATCTGGTATCTGGTTACCTTTATTTGATGTCACTTTTATAACCAATAGTAACTGACATGATATCAAAAGATTGTTGTAAACACAACTTCACCCTGTCCGCGTGTGTTCTAAATTTTTGTTATGAATTTCCACAGCTGATTCATTGTGtgctctttctttctgcaggaggagcagcagagattagctgcagaagaaaaagctgctaagcagagagaagcagctgctAAACAAGCAGCTAACACTCAGGTAAACTCAGAACAGGcaataaaacttaaaatttaaaatgatctggTCGAGGCATCAGCAACATGGTCCAAGAAAATGACAGAGTTTCAGATGAACACATCAATCAGCAACTGTGACCTAAACACAGTCTAGTGGAGTTTGTCAGAGATTAGCAGAGGAACGGACAGAAAGAGTCAAAAATGGCATAATAACAGAATGAAATTATGTGCATAAGGAACTACACATTACACCGTGCTGAGGATATGAAATAAGCATTTACTCACTGGAATTAATCTTATTTATCAACATTGGTCCAACTAAAAGTGCggttttctcccctctctctaaTGAAGGCTCCTGCTAGCCTGAATGTGACTGTGGATATTGAGGTAAGACAATTTTCTCccttcaatttaaaaataatttagaaaCAGTTCTCCATCTGTCCTtgtaaaacaaagcaacaaatggGGTTTACCATGATTTGCTCTCTATTGGATTCTTAAGCagtgattaaaacaaaactcatcACTTTGCTCCTTGATCTTTTCAGCACTCTGTAATGAGCACACCAGTAGGAAAAGGTGGTGGCCTTAATGTGACTGTGGATATTGAGGTAAAATTGATTTTTGTATGCAGTTATTTCATCCATTTCTATCTTAAACTCGATAGAGAACTAATTTCTCATCAAAGCAAAGCCTccataatgtgtttttatcttctgcTGCAGAAATCACCACAGTCTTATGTCATCACTCCAAAGGGTGGCAACAAACCCCTGACTATGTCCAAAAATCTGGAGGATTATGGAATGGATCAAAACAGTGATGACTCTACAGATGATGAGTCAGCCCCGAGGAAACCGATTCCATCCTGGGCAGAGGGTATGTATGACATGTCGGTGTCTTCAGTTCCTCGATCTTCTGTAGTGTTGTCAATAATTCGGTTTTATGATGCGGGTAGCGCAGGATACAAGGTTCACCCTCTTGTTAACTGGCATGTCAGTGCTGTATCTCCACTGTGTGGCAGACTGTCCTGGACACTATCAGAATTTATTATGCACCCCCTGCCTTTTTATTGGATATGGGAAAGTTtatattcagtttgttcaagaaggagggaacgttaataagataacaaggaggcaaggcagcttagaggattccagtgactgggagatgcaggtagatttaggaggaaagcttgttgttccccaggaaatagcctgtacaaagctaaggcctgatataattttgtggtctaggagtagaaagagagtacatttcatagagctgactgctgtgggaggattcatttgaagaagcatatgaaaggaaaaagctcaggtatgcagatctaggtaaggatgctgagcaacGAGGGAGGAAGGTTAGGAtctgtccagtggaagtaggatgtagagggtttgtagccagatcagttgttgctttgttgagggagttaggaggaaggagacatagtgtgaggaaaatagtcaaagaaatgttggCCGTAAGATCCAGTtagtggatttggattagaagaagtaatagtagctgggggcccagcagggggagctcttaagatagatAGACTCtagggaggagcagaggaagaaatccaggaagaggaagtgtatttaagtggtgggtgtggcctgtttgagcctctttgagactAGGCGGTTAGTTAAGGTGAATTGGCCCTGCATtagtttgatttggtttgactATAGGACTGTCCAGATGAGTTTGTCACCACCCTGCACCCTCgatactttcatgccccctacccgaaccagggtctgtatccccaccccgctttcactggtgcagttggtgagaggtcagagtagttgacagtagtgctgtttgagatagttgtctttgtgtgaggagcgttgatggctggcattagggggtgactctgggacgtcagtgatcactgtctagcctcctggaggtgttgtgggcctaactagacgacaaaccggtgaaaggaggttcccacctgacgaccccaaagacatgttagctgtgactgctcactggcctagttagatattgtctgtagggcacataggcagggcaaagtttgttgtaagggagttaatcactcagtctggtccattttttttgttgcacaagtttttgtgtttactctaaattggACTGTTCTTCATTTTTGCCACTATCAGGAAGTGGTGCTTCTGAAGGATCCCTGAAATCATTAACTTTGCAATGTTCAAACTGAACATATGTGCGTGTCACTAGTCCAAATCAAGTTTTGTCAGAATGAGTCTTGGTCTGtgtaacaaacatgtttttgtctgcatCCTCTGACTGGATCAGTAGTAATTAGCATGATGACATTTACGTGGCCTTTACATgtggttttacatttttcaaagtCACTGAAAAAAGGCAGACAGTATTTTCATCCAACTCATTGAATAAGCAGTAACTCAGTTACCCAAAACTAATAAAAGCCTCAAACAGTTGTCAGTGGAGTTGACAAAATCAGTCAGGCTACTAACGAGAAACCTGCTTTTGACAACCTCTGAAATCAAGAACATAACTAAGATGATGGAGCTGAGCGAACAGGCATTTCTCATATTGGGTGTTAGGATTGTGAGCACCACAGTCATagataaaaaaatcacatctatTGGTTGCATagtttatgattttattttcatgaatcaCAGCTTTGagtgaaaacatttgtatttcCCCCCTCCCAGGTCCCAACCTCCAGCAGATAATTATGAAGCAGTACTTCAATCCTCCAGATTTGGACTTTTTCTTTGGGTCAGTTGAGCCACCAAGACTGGAAAACATCTTTTACAAAAGCAAACCTCGTTATTTTAAACGCACCAGCTCTGCCGTGTGGCACTCTCCTCCCATTGGATCCAAGTAATGTCTGTACTTGGAGATCCATAGACACTGCTgtataaatgtttgtttttttgtttgttcttttgctttaaagtgtttttacaATAAAGTAACTTTCTGAATGTTTTCCCCAACTATTAAACTTGTTAAAGGTTTTAGAAATATTGCCTCTTTTGTAAAATATCATGGATTTACGTGATACGTTTTTGATAAAACTGATTCTTTGTACTTGAAAATGAGTTTGTATCATGAGCCATTGGGAGCTGATCTAAAGTTTTTTTGGGGTTATTTTTTGTCAAGTTACCAATAAAAACTTTAACTCGTATATTGtatttgattcatttcattaaaatgactGGACCAAAAATATTTAGCAGGTGGCAGCTTGTAAAGGATTTGATCATAAATGACCTCCAGCAGAGATTAACCAGGTTCATCAAGCTGATTAGGGTCTGCTCAGGTTTAGGTAGGTCCTATTCAAGTTGGGCAAACGTGGAGGTCAGAAAAGATTCACAATCAGTGAGTCAGTAAGAGCCAAAGAGTTACACACCACAGGGCAGCAGGACATTTAAATACACTGTTGTGACAGTGATCTTCATCACAGCGCTTACACAGCTGCTGTCCAAGAGGTGTACTGTGATGGCGACATTTGATTCATCCAAAAATAtctattattgttttattgtgagtTTGCACAAACCGCCGTGGAGGAAGTTTCACTATATCCTGCCCATTTAGATGATGATGACGTTGCCAGATCGTGTAGTTTTCCGCCCGTTTTATGTAGTTGTCTCTTCAGTGGCAAAGGATAAAATGACTCGAACtggatgataataaaaatagtGATAATATAAAAATACTCATTAGAAGTGAGTTTATATTCCAAATATGTTCAAACAACAAGGAAGCAGCAGATGTCACACCAGTCAGAAACACTGATCTTACAGACACAAATGTCAGTCAAATCTAAAATTAGACATTTAAGTCAGAGTAACttacaaattttaaataattgcTGCAAAGTTACCAAGAAATCAGGAAAAGAGGCTAAATACTAACTATTCATTTATCAATATTGGTGCCCACAATTATAAATAGAGAATGTGGCTTGCTTTTTTGGCTTAATACTGATTCAAATGTGACTTGTTTGTATTCTGtatacaaactaaaaaaaaaaaaaacacagagagagagagagagagagagagggagaaacattTCTATACCAACTCCTCAAATCTGGCAACACAGACGGACCTCCGTCCCTTAAGGTGTCTGTCCGGGCCGCCGTCCTCCGTCGGACCCTCCGCAGGTGAGCTCGGCTCATGTCGGTAAAATGTGATGTTGTCGGTGATTGACTGCTCCGTGAAGTCCCGGTCCACAGACCCGGGCCTGTTGGTGTCTTGGTGTTTGTGGTCCGGGCTCGTTAGACTGATGGAGACCAGGCTGTGAACTGACGGGGTGCTTCGGTAACATGTTGGTTCAGAAGCTGAGCTCCATGTCAGCCGGACACATTTAAGCTGCTAACAGAGGAGCAGACATGCTGTGACTCCCAGTCTGTCTGGATCTAAAGATAGCTTGTGAGGAAGGAGTAGTTCTGCTCAGTGaggatgaaatgtaaaatatttttaacatttcaagggcagataaaaaaaaagaaaaagacataaaTAGACCCAGCAATGGGTGAGTAAGGACATCAGCACTGTCAGCTGCGGCCTaatgaacttttgtttttttgtgtactgcatatattttgttgtaaattggctcactcatttgttttgtcattacAATTCACACAGAAATGACTTCACAAATCAGGCAAAACTTCCACCAGGACTGCGAGGCTGCTATCAACAGACAGATAAACCTGGAGCTCTACGCCTCCTACGTTTATCTCTCTATGGTAAGAAATCCTTTCCAACTCCCAGCTTGGTGTGTCTTCTCTGCTTGGTGCTTGTTgtgatggggggaaaaaaaaaaaagctttaatcaGCTTTATTTTGGGGTATTTTTTAGGCCTACTACTTTGATAGGGATGATAAATCCCTGCCAAACTTTGTAAAGTTCTTTCACGCACAATCCAAAGAGGAGCGTGAGCATGCAGAGAAGCTGATGAGTCTGCAGAACAGGAGGGGAGGCAGGATTTTTCTGCAGGACATCAAGGTATGATACCTAGCAATCTTACTGTCCGTCCGCAATGTCGATTTTAATatcatgttgttgttggttttttttttatatattaatccAATAGGATCTTAGTACCAATTTTTGATGAAGTTTATTGGTCAATCAGCATATCAAGCATATTATCGTGAGTTATTTATATCTGTCTCAGAAACCTGATAGAGATGAGTGGGGGAGCGGCCTGGAGGCTTTGGTTTGTGCCTTGCAGCTGGAAAAAAGCGTAAACCAATCCCTGCTGGACCTGCAGAAAATGGCAACTGAACACAATGATCCTCATGTAAGCAGCAAACACGAGGCTAAAGTCACACTGATGACCTTCTTGGCTACGTTACCCAGTGCTACACTTCATGTCTTCGTTGGTATTAGACTTAAAGAGACAGCTCATTGGATTCACAATGCAGCTGTTTTAGTTTACATTTGTTCTGCTGTCAGACATTAGAGATGAAATCTGGCTCATACATGCTGTTAACCAGCCAAAGGTACCAAGAACAGACACTTCTCAGACTGTTTAATAAGATgcaacatgttgttgttgttgttgttgttgtttcttctcCATAGATGTGCGACTTCATAGAAACTCATTTTCTGGATGAGCAGGTCAAATCTATCAAGCAGCTTGCTGACTGGATCTCAAACCTGCGTCACATGGGAGCCCCTCAGGCTGGCATGGCTGAGTACCTCTTTGACAAACACACCATGGCTGAAAAGGGCAGTTAAACCTCAGTGTGACACTGGTTAGCCCCCTCTGCATGTCCGTCTGCCTCCATTCCTGACAGGGTACGAACCCAAACCTCACTAGATGTTACAATCCAGTTTCCAAAACCATCCTAGATGGGTTTTGTAGGAATACAGCCGAAACAGACTTTAAGTGCTGCTTTTAAGAGTCACACCtatttatacatctcactgatGGTGGTATTGTAGTCGTTCCAACGATTATGTCCCCACTGAAAGTCGAATATCTACTGCTCTTTAAGCAATACGTGTACAGAAACTGggcactgccacacacacactgaatgccTTTTACAATATGTGAAACCATGCTGACATGGGAAGGGATTAATTGGTTATGTAATTTCATGTTGCATGTCTTTAAGAAACCATTTGAATTATGACATAAAAGTCTGAAGATcaaaacaggaaaggaaaaatttgaaaacatcGTAATTAAAAGGAATTTATTGCTTTTACATTAGCTTCTTGATTAACTTTGTGATACCAGTAGGAG contains:
- the fth1b gene encoding ferritin, heavy polypeptide 1b; the encoded protein is MTSQIRQNFHQDCEAAINRQINLELYASYVYLSMAYYFDRDDKSLPNFVKFFHAQSKEEREHAEKLMSLQNRRGGRIFLQDIKKPDRDEWGSGLEALVCALQLEKSVNQSLLDLQKMATEHNDPHMCDFIETHFLDEQVKSIKQLADWISNLRHMGAPQAGMAEYLFDKHTMAEKGS